Genomic window (Leptotrichia sp. oral taxon 212):
GGTATGTATGCCGAAATATCTCCTGCTTTTGTTTCTACAATCGGCAGTGCAGTTATAGAACCTCCACCGAGTTCGTCACTAAGTTTTGCAGCTCTTTCAAGCAGTCTTGAATGAAGGTAGAATACATCTCCCGGGTATGCTTCCCTTCCTGGCGGTCTTCTAAGCAGAAGTGACATTTCCCTATATGACACCGCATGCTTTGACAGGTCATCATAAATTATAAGTACATGTTTTCCCTGCTCCATAAAATATTCTCCCATTGCAACTCCAGCATATGGAGCAAGATATTGCAAAGGAGCCGATTCTGAAGCTGTTGCAGCGACTATTATTGTATACTCTAACGCTCCAAGCTCTTCAAGCTTTTTATATATCTGTGCTACAGTTGATCTTTTCTGTCCTATTGCCACGTATATACAAACTACATCATTATTTTTCTGATTAATTATCGTATCTATTGCGATGGCTGTCTTTCCTGTCTGTCTGTCTCCTATTATAAGTTCCCTCTGACCTTTTCCTATCGGAAACATTCCGTCAATTGCCTTTATTCCTGTCTGAAGAGGTTCGCTTACAGGTTTTCTGTCTATTATTCCGTAAGCCGGTCTTTCTATTTTCATATATTTTGAAGCTTCAATGCTTCCTTTTCCATCAATGGGCTCTCCCAGGGCATTTACAACTCTTCCTAGAAGGTCTTCTCCTGCAGGAACTTCTGCAACTTTTCCGGTACTTTTTACAGTTCCTCCCTCTTTTATACCTCTGGACTCACCAAAAATAACTGCTCCTATATTATCCTCTTCAAGGTTCAGTACCATTCCCATAACACCATTTTCAAACTTCAGCAGTTCTCCTGACATTGCTTTGCTTAATCCATATATTCTGGCTATTCCATCTCCAATTTCCAATATAGTACCTGTATTTGCAATATCCAGTGATTTATTATATCCTTCTATTTCATCACGGATAATCTTGCTGACTTCTTCCGGTTTAATTCTCAAGAAAAAACACCTCCTGTTCTAAAATATCTTCTTTATGTTTTCAATCTGGCTTTTAATTGAACCGTCTATTACTTTATTCCCTATTTTTATAATTCCTCCACCTATGAGTTCCTCATCAACTGAAAGATTTAAGACTATCTTTTTCTTATATTTTTCTTCCAGTTTTTTCATAAGCGCTTCTCTCTGATTATCTGACAGCTCTTTTGTAAAAGTTGCATTTACGAGTATTTTATTATTTTTCTCATAATAAATTTTTAAATAGCTGTCCTTTATTTTTTCAGCAAGGGAAACTCTTCCCTTTTTTACAAGGTAATTTATTATTTTAAAGGCATCTTCACTTATAAAATCAAAAGATTTATGTAAATATTTGACTTTTTCATCATATTTTATCGACGGATCCAATAAAAAAACTTTAAACTCCTCGTCTTCATTGTAATTTTCCGCCAGAATATTAAGTGCCTCCCTTATCTCACCTATTTTGTCTGAAGACTCTGCTATATCATAAATAGCTGATGCATATCTTTTAGCTATTGCCTCCTTGTCCATCCTGTTAATCTCCTATTTCATTAATAAAGTTGTCTATTATTTCATCCTGCTTGTCCTTTATGTTTTCCTTTATGATTTTTTCTGCAAGCTCGACAGCCATTTCCCCTACTTCCTTTTGTAATTCAAATTTAGCATTCTGTCGCATTTTTTCAATATCCGCTTCAGCTTTCATCATCATTCTTTCCCTGTTATTCATAGCTGAAGAAACAATCTGGTCTTTTCTTTCATCTGCCTGTCTTTCAGCTTTAATAAGTATTTCATTGGCTCTTCTCTTTGATTCTTTTTTCAGTTTTTCCATTGCCTTTTTCTGTTCTTCAAGTTTTTCCTTTTCTTCTTCCACTATTTCCATTTCCGATAGGGCAAGATGCTTTCTTTCTTCAAGAATTTTTCCTATTTTCTTTGAAAAAACTCTCCAGAAAAAATAAACCAGCACCAGAAAATTTACTATTTGGATAGCCATCGTAAAATCTATATTTACTAATTTTGCTCCTTCTGACATTTTTACTCTCCTTAATATTTACATACTATATTAACAGTTAAAACAACGCTTATCCTTTTAAGAATATTAAAAGGAATGAGATTACTAATGCATAAATCCCTGTTGATTCTGTTATAGCCAATCCTGTAATTAATGTCTGCATTATATCCTGTTTTGCTTCAGGCTGTCTTGATATCGCCTCAACTGCATATCCTGTAGCAATTCCCTGCCCCAGTCCTGCTCCTATTCCTCCTATTGCCGCTATTCCTGCTCCTAATAATGCTGCCGCCTGTACTATTCCTTCCATAATTTTTTATCCTCCTGTTTTTTATTTTATTATATTTTTCATCTATATTTTTTATCTACACAATTATAATTCTAATTTTCTTCTTCCGTTTCCTCTCCCAGAACTTCTCCAACATATACCGATGACAGCATTGTAAAGACAAATGCCTGTATTATTCCCACAAATCCATCAAGATAAAGCTGTATCAGCATCGGCCATCCTACTGAAAAGGAAAAACTTCCATGAAGGGCATTGTTAGTCCATGACTGAATCAGCCCTCTTCCTACAAGACTATATAAAAGTCCTCCTATTACAAGTCCTGCTAACATATTTCCAAATAATCTCATTGAAGTGTTCAATATTTTTGATATTTCCCCTACAATGTTTATAGGAAGCATAAACCATGCAGGATGCATAAGGCTTTTTATATAACCCAGCACTCCACCTTTTCTTATACCGACTGATACGAACAATACTGCCACTACAAGAGACAATCCTATCGCTGTGTTAGGATCCGCTGTAGGAGTTCTGAAAAAGTGACCCACCACATATCCTTCCGGTTTCTTAGTTACTGTCACAATAAAGGGAAATAAAAACAGACTTAAATTTGAAAAAAGTACAAATGCAAACAATGCTGAAAAAAACGGCATAAATTTTTTCTTATACTTACCAAATGTAACTAAAAAAGTATTTTCAATAAAATGATAATATTCTTCTAAAATAATCTGCATTTTACTTGGATTAGTAACGCTTATATTTTTTACTCCCAGTTTAACAAGAACTATAATCAGAACCATGATGGCCCATGTATTTAAAACTGTCTGACTTAAACTTAAATTATATTTTCCTAAAACAAAGTTATAATAATGCGGTGGTTCTACCAGCGCATCAGGCATTATAAACTTTACAGGTAGAAAACTTGTAATAAGTGACAGTATAATATTGACAATCAGCATTAACACAAATAACCCCAATATGGAAATAACTATTTTCTTTTTCATTCTTTCATCTCCCTTCCTTCAAAAATTAGAATATCAGACACAAATCTGAAATTCTGCTTTTTATTATACTCCTATCATTTTTATTTTGCAAATATATTTTTTCTAATATTTTTTAATATATCTTGAAATAAAATTATTTATAAATATTGAAAATTTAAAGGATAGGCTTCCTGCCCCTGTTGCAACAATATTTCTTAAAACGCTGTCTGCATAATATTTCTTACTTATATACACTACAAAAAGTACCCCAATACAAAAAATAATCATCCGCTTTATAAATTCAAATGTTCCACCGATTTTCCCATTTGCCTTTATATAAATGATTTTGTATGCTCCCAATATTAATAAATATGTATTTAAAAGGGCAATAAGGCTGCCCATAAAAAAGCCAAGATATATTTCTTCCCTCTGCAGTAAAATACCTGTAACAAGGGAAATTGAAGAAATACAAATTGTTATTATATAACTTTTTTTTATCATTTCCGGTATATTTTCAAACATTTTTCCCTCCATTTACTCAATATTTTTCTCACTATTTAATATCCCTTACTTGCTTTATAAGAGACCAGTAACCTGTAAAAGCCCCTATTATTAGAAATATTATAAGCACTATCGGCTGCTGCTTCTTAAAAATAAATTTTTCCAGCAGAAGATATGCCCCCAACATGAGTAAAATCGGTCCTGCCAAAATATAAATCATATTTGTCGCCACAAGAAAATACTTCATAAGAATGTTATTTTTCTTATGTTTAATCTTCTCTGCCTTATCATATCTTCCAAGACGTTTTTCTATTTTCTCCAGTCTCTTAATTCTTTTTTCCTCACTGTCTTCTACCCCAACTCCGATATTTTCCGGAGAAAAAATATCATCACTCACATTTTCCTCAAAATATTTATTTTCTGCTGTATCATCTCTTTTATTGACTTCTTTTATACTTTTACTGCTTTTTTTTAATATATCAGACATTTGACTTCTCCTAATTTATCTATATTTTTTTAAATATAAAAAATATTCTGCTTTCTCCAAAATCAGGATTTGTAGCAGCATCAAAAATTTCAAAACCGGCTTTTTGAACTGTTTCTACAACCCATTCAGGCTCATACATAAACTTATTGTGCTGTTCATTGTATTTCCTGAATAAGTTATCTCCTTCCTGCTGTTTTATAAACAGGTCTATTTCAACAAAATATTTATTTTTTCCTTTTTTTTCATATCTCCAGATGCTTGTATACTCAGGTTCTTCATCTAAAAATATTCCATTTTCAAATACTTCTTCAAATATTTCTTCTGTTACAATATCAAATATAAGATATCCGCCTTTTTTAAGATTTTTATAGGATTTGGCTATAAACTTTTTAAACTCCTGCTTATTTTCAAAATAATTTACTGTATCAAAATTACACATAATATAATCAGCTTCATTATTGTGCTCATAGTTTACAATATCTTCCTTTATAAGCTTATAATCATTATTTTTCAGGTTTTTGGATTTTATCTTTTTTTCAGCCATTTCAAGCATTCCTTCAGATATATCAACACCCGTAACTGCAAAATCATCCTTTAAAAGCCTATATATGAACTCTCCCGTTCCACATCCCAAATCCAGAACTTCCCCTTTAGTTTTCATATATGTCTTCAGAAACTTATACCATCCCTTATAGTCCACATGCTTCATAAAAATATCATATACTTCAGTAAATTCCTTGTGCATTCCACAACCTCTTTTCTATATAATTCCTCTTTAACAGTAATAAATTATAGTATTTTTTCATATTTTTGTCAAAATTTTCATTTCTATTTTCAATAATATTTTTATCATTAAGCTTCAGTCAATTTAAAAAGAAACTGAATTATAACTTATAAAAATATACTCCCAATATTGAGTCATATCATTTATTTTTCCATTATAAAACAATTCCTTTTTCATATTTTATATTTTATAAATCTTTCCTACAAGTCATCCGGTCCAAATGAATATGGTAATAATTCACTTATTGACCATATTTTATATTTTTTATCCCTGTTTGTCAGAATAATGACCGTATCATTATCAGAAAACTCTGAAATTACCTGTCTGCAGGCTCCACACGGACTGATTGGTTCAGGCGTTCCTCCAGTTACTACTAGCAGCTTGATTTTTTTCATTCCTTCAGTCACTGCTGTAGGAATTACATTTCTTTCTGCACATATCCCTAACCCATATGAAGCATTTTCCACATTCACACCTTTAAATTTTCTTCCCTGTTCATCAATCAGCAATGCCGCAACAGGAAATTTAGAATACGGAACATATGCATTTTTGAGTATATCATTTGCTTCGTCTATATATCCGGATATTTCTTCTTCCGTTAATTTTATTTTTCCATTTACTTCTTTCATAATTTTCTCCCGTTCATCAGTCTGTATACTATAGGCTTAAAGCACTTTCCAGAGCCACTTCAATCATGTCATTGAATGTAAGCTGTCTTTCTTCTGCAGAAGTAACTTCTCCTGTAACTAATGAATCACTTATTGTTAAAAGAGTCAGCGCATTTACTCCAAATTTTGCAGCTGTTGTGTATAGTTGAGCAGTTTCCATTTCTACACACAGTACACCAAATTTTGCCCATTTTTTCCATCCTTCAGGATCGTCACCATAAAAAGTGTCACTTGTAAGAACATTTCCTGCCTTCATGCTCAATCCTTTTGCTTTCCCGGCTTCATAAGCTTTAAACAGTAATTCTGCGCTTGCAGTAGGTGCATAGTCAGCTCCGTTAAATCTCAGCTTGTTTATTGCAGAATCTGTAGAAGCGGCCATTGCAATAACTACGTCTCTTATTTTTACATTTTCCTGAAAAGATCCTGCTGTTCCTATTCTTATTAAATTTTTACATCCGTATTCATTGATTAATTCATGAGTATAAATTCCTATTGAAGGCACTCCCATTCCTGTTCCCTGGACAGATACTCTTTTTCCTTTGTAAATTCCTGTAAATCCTAACATTCCTCTTACATTGTTATATTGTACTACATCTTTCAGAAATGTTTCTGCGATATACTTTGCTCTTAATGGATCTCCCGGTAATAATACCGTTTCTGCGATATCTCCCTTTTTTGCTCCTAAGTGTGGTGTTGCCATTTTTGTACCTCCTAAATTTTATTTTTATATTTTAGCCAATTCTTAAAACTTAATGGCTACTTTCAGCTAAATAGATATGTATCCTATTATAACATAATTCCCATAATTATTTCATCATAATAATTTCCATTTTTCAGTTTAAATGCCCTGCGAACTCTTCCCCATTCTTCAAAACCAATTTTTTTATATATTCTAATTGCGTTTTCATTATTCTCAAAAACTCCAAGTTCGACTTGTTCATATCCTGTATCTTTTGCTATTTGAAGCATTCGGGTAATTAATAAGTTTCCTATTCCTAAATTCCAGTATTTTTTCCTTACCATTACTCCAAAATTGGCTCTATGCTTAAGTTTCATCATATTTGAAACGCCTCTGAGGCTTATACTTCCTGCAATTTCTCCATTTAAAAATACAAAGATTAGCAATGCTTTCTCATCTTCTGAGTATTCCTTCAGGAATTTTTCAGCCTGCTCTATTGAAAAATTTACCTCTTCAGGATATCTAAGCAGAAAATATGTCTCGCTATTTGTAGTTTTCCTGTATTCCATAAATTTTTGAGCATCTTCTTCTATAGGACTCCTTATCTGACAAGTTATTCCATTTTTCAGTTGATGTTCTTCCAATGGTAAAATCAAAGTATCACTCCTTTTATGTATAGTTTGTTCTTAATAAATTTCCACAATTCACTATTCTACTCATGTTCCTTGCATGCAAGTTCTTCTACTTCAAGCTTAAATACACATACAGAATTTACCATTTTTTCATTGAACTGCCATTTTGTTTTTCCAGTATTATGCTTCATAATTTCAATAAGTCCTTGAATCTTTTCATCGTAATTTTCAACAACAAAAACCTTTCCTGTTCCTATAATACTTTGAAATGCTGAAGTATAAGTACATGCAACATCATCTTTCCCGTATATTCTATGATTCGTGTCAAGTTCAAAGCCTACATTGTTATTTTCTTTCATTATATCATGTTTTCTTCCTGTTTTTGCGCCATGAAAGTAAAATATAAATTTTTCATTCCTCTCAACAAACCCAAAATTTAAAGGAACTATATAAACTTTTCCATTATCATTAAATCCTAATCTGCAGCAATCACACTCTGATATAATCTCCTTTATTTTTACCCTATCTGTTATTTCTCTATCTTTTCTTCTCATAATTTTATATTTTCTCTCCTTCAGGCTGCAAATTTAGATTGCAAAGCCTCCATCTCAATCAAACAGTGCTTCCCACACATCTGATTTATACGCTTCAAAACACATTCTAATCTGTTTTTCAGTATTTCTTATTTCTGAAAGCTCAGGTAAAGTATCAATCTCAAAATACCCTCTTTCAGATATTTCAATATTTTTTACAAATTCATTTTCATTATCATCTGTTATCCTGCAAAGAACAAAAATTTTTGTAACTCCATAGGGAACATTACCTAAACCACATCCTAAATTATTTTTCACACCATCCTGGACAGCTATAATCTTTTCTGCAGTTACATTTATTCCTGCTTCTTCCAGCACTTCCTTTACAGTGTTGTCTGCGACTGACTGATCCACATCTACCCAGCCTCCGGGAAGTGACCATTTCCCATCCCTTTCCTTTACCATGAGAACTCTGTCTTCCTTAAATACTGCTGCACGGCAGTCAATCTTAGGTGTCTGATATCCAATTTCATTGCAAAAAAGATTTTTCACCTTTTCCACTGGGATATCACCTTTATGAGCCATTATTTCTGCTGAAATTTCCCTTATCCGTGTATATCTTTCCATATCAAACACATCTTTCGCATAGTTTAATCCTGCCTGAGACAAACTCTGTAATTCCATGGCCCACTTCAGCCACTGTTCCCTATCTTTCATATTAAGTCCTTCCAATAAAACAACTTTTTACAATATCTCTTTCGCAAAACTTCCTTCTTTTTCAGTTCCCAATAGAAGTTCCTCAACAGTTGCCGCAATATCAGCAAAAGTTTTTCTAGTTCCAATATTTACATTCTTTTTAACATTTTTACCATAAATCAATATCGGTATGTATTCCCTTGTATGGTCTGTTCCTTTGAATGTAGGGTCATTTCCATGATCCGCAGTAATAATAAGGATTTCATTATCTTTCAAGTTCTTTTCGATTTCAGGAAGCCAGTTATCAAATTCAATCATAGCATTTACATAACCTTCGACATTTCTTCTGTGCCCATAAACCGCATCAAAATCAACCAAGTTAGTGAAAATCAATCCTTTTGTATCTTCCTTCAATGCAGCTACTGTTTTCTTAATTCCATCCAAGTTATCCTGATTAGCTTTTCTGTTATCTGTAATTCCCTTTCCATTGAACAGGTCGCTTGTCTTACCGATTCCCACTACATCAAGTCCGGCTTTTTCCAATCTTTCAAGCATGCTTTCTCTTGGTGGGTCGATGGAGAAGTCGTGTCTGTTCGCAGTTCTCTTAAATTCTCCTACTTTTTTACCAACATAAGGTCTTGCAATTACCCTTGCAACAGGTGATTTCTCATTACAAATTTCAAGTGCAATTTCACACGCTTTGTAAAGTTCTTCCAATGGTATAATTTCTTCATTTGCAGCAATCTGGAATACAGGATCTGCTGAACCGTAAACTATCCAGTTACCTGTTTTTATCTGCTCTTCTCCATATTGATCAATTGCGACAGTTCCTGAAAGTGGTCTGTTTAACATAACTTTTCTTCCAGTTTTTTCTTCAAATTCTTTTATAACTTCATCTGAAAATCCATTTTGGTAGTTTGGAAACGGTCTTTCCAATGGCACTCCGGCAATTTCCCAGTGCCCAGTGGTAGAATCTTTTCCATGTGATACTTCAATAGCTCTTCCATAAGCCCCTTCAGCATTTTCAACAGCTGGCGTCCCTTCAATTTCAGTAATATTTCCAAGCCCTAATTTCCCCATGTTAGGCAAACTCATTCCCCCATAAGCTTTCGCCATATTTCCTAAAGTATTTGAACCACAGTCATCAAATAAATTTGCATCAGGCAATTCTCCTGCTCCAACACTATCCAAAACTATTATTGTAACTCTTTCCACTTTTCCCATTTCTCTGCCTTCCTTTCTTTTTTATTTAATTATATTATACCTTTTATATTTTTTAAAAGCAAATTAATTCTGTGTTTTTTGTTATTTTTAGTAATTAGAATCAAGTATAACTATAGTTATATGATTCACATTCAATAATCTTAATTATTATATTTTTTATAATTTTTAGGCATAACATTATTTTGAAAATAATAAAAATTAAATTTTACACTATTAAAATTTGTATTTTCATAATTAATTATTACTTTTTTATCTGTTTCAAAAAAATGATCCATAATATAAATTTCTTTTTTCTTTTCAGAAATTGATATACTGTAATTACTATATCTTTTCATAATATAATCTTTTTTAAAAAATCTTATTACAGTTACTACCATTAATAATATTATTATTGTAAATAATTTAATCATTAAATTTAAATATCCCCAAACAATTCCAACTGAAAAAATTATTATTATAAAAAATACTGCAAAACACATCATATAATTTTTTTCAAAAATTGAATATTTTACATATAATTTTTCTTCCTCTTTTTCTTCACGAATTTCTTTTTTTGGATAACCTATTTTCTCCAACAAATATTCCAAAATCTCATCTTTATTTTTTATGTCACAAAAAATATAACTTTTTTTATATTTACTTTCTATTGAAACATCCATTATTAAATTACAGAAATACTTATAAATATTTATTGAGCTGTCAAAGTTTAAAAGAATATCATACGAACCTAATATATTTTTTCTCACTGTCAATTCTTTTATGTCGCTATATTCAATAGTTTTCTCAAAAAATAGACCTTTTATTTTCACTTCATAATCAGAAAAATCAAATTTCATCTTATTTTTAATAATCATTACCAAAAGAAATCTATATATAAAATAACTTATTCCAATAGCTAAAAAAAATATTCCGGCCTTTTCTTTTTCATTAAATAAAATATAAATTCCTCCTAATAAATGTCCTAAAAACAATATTAGAGAAAATATATCCCACGTATTAATTTAAAATTTTGAATATTTTATTTTCATCTAATTTATCTCCATATTTTATTATTTCATCCGATACTTTCTCCCTTTCTTCTCTCCAACTGCTTCTAAAATTTCATTTTTCAAAAGTTTATTCAAAAATCTTCTCGTCGTAGAATCCGAAACATTCAAAATCTTTTGAACCTCACTATTATCAATATAATTATTTTTCTCAAAATACTCTTCCAGTATTTTCAGTCTTTGTAACTCTTTATCAGTCATTTTATCAGTCAAAATATCAGTCACTTTTAAGTCATTTTTTTGCAATTCTTCTAAAGTTTCCATATACTATCTCTTGATTTTATTCTAATCTTTCATAACTTAATAAACACGCTTTTCCAATTGG
Coding sequences:
- the atpA gene encoding F0F1 ATP synthase subunit alpha, translated to MRIKPEEVSKIIRDEIEGYNKSLDIANTGTILEIGDGIARIYGLSKAMSGELLKFENGVMGMVLNLEEDNIGAVIFGESRGIKEGGTVKSTGKVAEVPAGEDLLGRVVNALGEPIDGKGSIEASKYMKIERPAYGIIDRKPVSEPLQTGIKAIDGMFPIGKGQRELIIGDRQTGKTAIAIDTIINQKNNDVVCIYVAIGQKRSTVAQIYKKLEELGALEYTIIVAATASESAPLQYLAPYAGVAMGEYFMEQGKHVLIIYDDLSKHAVSYREMSLLLRRPPGREAYPGDVFYLHSRLLERAAKLSDELGGGSITALPIVETKAGDISAYIPTNVISITDGQIFLETDLFNSGFRPAINPGVSVSRVGGSAQIKAMKQVASKVKLELAQYNELLAFTQFGSDLDKATRDQLNRGAKIMEVLKQSQYNPYKVEEQVVSFYCVTNGYFDDVPTEKVRAFEHDLIESLRTENEILSEIKREEKVTDEIKEKLNEYVTGFKQDYVW
- the atpH gene encoding ATP synthase F1 subunit delta, which translates into the protein MDKEAIAKRYASAIYDIAESSDKIGEIREALNILAENYNEDEEFKVFLLDPSIKYDEKVKYLHKSFDFISEDAFKIINYLVKKGRVSLAEKIKDSYLKIYYEKNNKILVNATFTKELSDNQREALMKKLEEKYKKKIVLNLSVDEELIGGGIIKIGNKVIDGSIKSQIENIKKIF
- the atpF gene encoding F0F1 ATP synthase subunit B; translated protein: MSEGAKLVNIDFTMAIQIVNFLVLVYFFWRVFSKKIGKILEERKHLALSEMEIVEEEKEKLEEQKKAMEKLKKESKRRANEILIKAERQADERKDQIVSSAMNNRERMMMKAEADIEKMRQNAKFELQKEVGEMAVELAEKIIKENIKDKQDEIIDNFINEIGD
- the atpE gene encoding ATP synthase F0 subunit C; its protein translation is MEGIVQAAALLGAGIAAIGGIGAGLGQGIATGYAVEAISRQPEAKQDIMQTLITGLAITESTGIYALVISFLLIFLKG
- the atpB gene encoding F0F1 ATP synthase subunit A, whose translation is MKKKIVISILGLFVLMLIVNIILSLITSFLPVKFIMPDALVEPPHYYNFVLGKYNLSLSQTVLNTWAIMVLIIVLVKLGVKNISVTNPSKMQIILEEYYHFIENTFLVTFGKYKKKFMPFFSALFAFVLFSNLSLFLFPFIVTVTKKPEGYVVGHFFRTPTADPNTAIGLSLVVAVLFVSVGIRKGGVLGYIKSLMHPAWFMLPINIVGEISKILNTSMRLFGNMLAGLVIGGLLYSLVGRGLIQSWTNNALHGSFSFSVGWPMLIQLYLDGFVGIIQAFVFTMLSSVYVGEVLGEETEEEN
- a CDS encoding AtpZ/AtpI family protein; its protein translation is MSDILKKSSKSIKEVNKRDDTAENKYFEENVSDDIFSPENIGVGVEDSEEKRIKRLEKIEKRLGRYDKAEKIKHKKNNILMKYFLVATNMIYILAGPILLMLGAYLLLEKFIFKKQQPIVLIIFLIIGAFTGYWSLIKQVRDIK
- a CDS encoding class I SAM-dependent methyltransferase; protein product: MHKEFTEVYDIFMKHVDYKGWYKFLKTYMKTKGEVLDLGCGTGEFIYRLLKDDFAVTGVDISEGMLEMAEKKIKSKNLKNNDYKLIKEDIVNYEHNNEADYIMCNFDTVNYFENKQEFKKFIAKSYKNLKKGGYLIFDIVTEEIFEEVFENGIFLDEEPEYTSIWRYEKKGKNKYFVEIDLFIKQQEGDNLFRKYNEQHNKFMYEPEWVVETVQKAGFEIFDAATNPDFGESRIFFIFKKI
- the cdd gene encoding cytidine deaminase produces the protein MKEVNGKIKLTEEEISGYIDEANDILKNAYVPYSKFPVAALLIDEQGRKFKGVNVENASYGLGICAERNVIPTAVTEGMKKIKLLVVTGGTPEPISPCGACRQVISEFSDNDTVIILTNRDKKYKIWSISELLPYSFGPDDL
- the deoD gene encoding purine-nucleoside phosphorylase, producing the protein MATPHLGAKKGDIAETVLLPGDPLRAKYIAETFLKDVVQYNNVRGMLGFTGIYKGKRVSVQGTGMGVPSIGIYTHELINEYGCKNLIRIGTAGSFQENVKIRDVVIAMAASTDSAINKLRFNGADYAPTASAELLFKAYEAGKAKGLSMKAGNVLTSDTFYGDDPEGWKKWAKFGVLCVEMETAQLYTTAAKFGVNALTLLTISDSLVTGEVTSAEERQLTFNDMIEVALESALSL
- a CDS encoding GNAT family N-acetyltransferase, with product MILPLEEHQLKNGITCQIRSPIEEDAQKFMEYRKTTNSETYFLLRYPEEVNFSIEQAEKFLKEYSEDEKALLIFVFLNGEIAGSISLRGVSNMMKLKHRANFGVMVRKKYWNLGIGNLLITRMLQIAKDTGYEQVELGVFENNENAIRIYKKIGFEEWGRVRRAFKLKNGNYYDEIIMGIML
- a CDS encoding pyridoxamine 5'-phosphate oxidase family protein encodes the protein MRRKDREITDRVKIKEIISECDCCRLGFNDNGKVYIVPLNFGFVERNEKFIFYFHGAKTGRKHDIMKENNNVGFELDTNHRIYGKDDVACTYTSAFQSIIGTGKVFVVENYDEKIQGLIEIMKHNTGKTKWQFNEKMVNSVCVFKLEVEELACKEHE
- a CDS encoding NUDIX hydrolase N-terminal domain-containing protein, with the translated sequence MKDREQWLKWAMELQSLSQAGLNYAKDVFDMERYTRIREISAEIMAHKGDIPVEKVKNLFCNEIGYQTPKIDCRAAVFKEDRVLMVKERDGKWSLPGGWVDVDQSVADNTVKEVLEEAGINVTAEKIIAVQDGVKNNLGCGLGNVPYGVTKIFVLCRITDDNENEFVKNIEISERGYFEIDTLPELSEIRNTEKQIRMCFEAYKSDVWEALFD
- a CDS encoding phosphopentomutase, whose protein sequence is MGKVERVTIIVLDSVGAGELPDANLFDDCGSNTLGNMAKAYGGMSLPNMGKLGLGNITEIEGTPAVENAEGAYGRAIEVSHGKDSTTGHWEIAGVPLERPFPNYQNGFSDEVIKEFEEKTGRKVMLNRPLSGTVAIDQYGEEQIKTGNWIVYGSADPVFQIAANEEIIPLEELYKACEIALEICNEKSPVARVIARPYVGKKVGEFKRTANRHDFSIDPPRESMLERLEKAGLDVVGIGKTSDLFNGKGITDNRKANQDNLDGIKKTVAALKEDTKGLIFTNLVDFDAVYGHRRNVEGYVNAMIEFDNWLPEIEKNLKDNEILIITADHGNDPTFKGTDHTREYIPILIYGKNVKKNVNIGTRKTFADIAATVEELLLGTEKEGSFAKEIL
- a CDS encoding winged helix-turn-helix transcriptional regulator — translated: METLEELQKNDLKVTDILTDKMTDKELQRLKILEEYFEKNNYIDNSEVQKILNVSDSTTRRFLNKLLKNEILEAVGEKKGRKYRMK